GACAAGAGATGAGACGGACATCAAGTCAACACCACGGATGCGGGAGATTCGCTGTTCGCACATGCTTATAGAGTAATCACTGCGACAATGTGTGGTTTGCAGAGTCTGGATGAGTAGAAGGTGCGTCAGTCAAAGTCTAAGACACTGGCGTCACAGGGACGGGAATCAGCGAGTCAGTAGGAGGCAATGAGTCGGAGGAGTGGCCCAATACAGGTAATGATGCGCTCCAATGAAACCGTGATGACACACCTGCTCCGATGCATTGTCTTGTCGCGGTGCAAGCGTTCATATGCAGGAACCGATGACGACGGCCATACACTCACGAGGTGGTGTGCATCATGTGTGGCGACGACTTCGTTGAAACTCTGAAGGCGAGGACGTCTATCCGGAGCTTTGAGAATGTGTCAATACCGGACTCAGATATACAGAGGATAATCGAGGCAGGCGTGAGTGCACCCAGCGCAGGCAATCGCCAGCCGTGGCGGGTTGTCATAGTCACAGACAAGGCGGTCAAGGAAGCGCTTGCCAAAGGTGCATTCGGCCAGACCTTCGTGGCTTCTGCACCAGTGGTATTGGCAGTGTGCGGCGTGCCCGAGGAGTCCGCTGAGAGATACGGAAACCGTGGCAGAGACCTCTACGTGTTTCAGGACACTGCAGCTCTAACGCAGAACATCCTGCTGGCTGCGCATGCGATGGGTTATGGTACATGCTGGGTAGGCGCGTTTGACGACGAGGAAGTGGCACGCGTCCTGAGGACTCCCTCATCAGTGAGACCCATGGCACTCATACCGATAGGTGTACCGAAGAAGCCAATTCCTGAGAAGCGCCAGCGCCGACCAATGAGCGAGGTTGTGGTGACGGGGCGGTTCGCCTAGTCAGCCCTGCGAAATCCTGCACTCAACCGGACACTACTCTTATCAGATGGTGTCCAAGGTCGGGTCGGACCAAGTGAGTGTATCCGATGACAAAGGTCACAGTCATTATCAAGTCTGAGCCATACTCTGACGAGAGCGCCTACACGGCGCTGAAGCTTGCCCACGCTGCTGTTGACAAGGGGCACATCGTCGAGCTGTTTCTGGTACAAGGGGGCGTCTTCTGTGCGCTTAGGGAGCAGAATCCAAGCCACATGCAGAACCACTACACAATGCTGGACGAGCTGATAACCAAAGGCGTACGGGTTGTATGCTGCGGCACATGCACCAAGACCAGAGGCGTAGCTCAGTCTCTGCTGCATCCGAAGGTCGAAGTGGGAAGCATGCCAATCCTTGCCGACATGATCACTTCAAGTGATAGTACGGTCGTCTTCTGAACGCGGACCGTCCGTTGTGGTCCGGACGGGGATGGGCACAGACGCCAGCTGTGTGAGCCTGGAAGCCGCAGGGGACATTGGCCGACTGCGTGCTGCGCTGCGCTGAAATCAGCGTCAGGGTGATTCGGCTCAGCTCTGCGAATCGAAGCGAAACGACGCGGGGCCCATGCAGTCCAAGACCGTCCAACTCTCTGTCAACTGCAGATCACCTATCCGCTTTGAGCTTCTGTCCTGTCCATCCGGCGTACAGGAAGACAAATATCGGCCACATGGCCGACTCTCTGGGACAGCTATGACCAAGAAGGTGCGCGTGCGGCAAGCCGTGATGAGTGACGTTCCTGAGATAGTCCGTGTCGAGAATGAGACATGGCCGCCCGGGGAAGCAGCAACGGAAGAGATGTTTCGGTCAAGGATTGAGGTCTTCCCCGAGGGAGTGCATGTTGCCGAGTACGAGGGGCGTCTTGTCGGCGTAGTGGCGTTTGAGCGGGTACACTACGACACAAGCAACCCTGTCACCACATGGAAACAGGCCACCGACAACGGGATGATAAGGGCTTCGCACAAGCCTGACGGCGAGACAATATTCGGGATTGACCTCAGCGCGACACCAAGCGCACCCCCAAAGACTGGCACTAGACTGTTGGCCGAGGTCGGACGGTATGCGATACATCACAACCTGAAACGGGGAGTCCTGGGCGGACGCATACCGAAATACAGCGAATACGCCGACAAGATGACACCTGAGGAGTATCTGGAGGCCAAGGACAGTATGGGCAGGCCTCTGGACCCCGAAGTCCGTTTCTACAAGCGAGCAGGTCTCAAGATAGGCAAGATCATCCCGGGCTATTTCGACGACCCCGACAGTCTGAGCTATGGCGTGCTCCTCATCTGGGAGAACCCGTTCTACGTCAAGAACCACATCCTCAGAATGCTTGTGAAACCGTTTGCTATCCTCGCGTTCTGGATATACCTCAGAGTCAAGTTGTAGGGCCACGAGCCTCTTGTGGGATGCTGTGCCCACTCAGGGTTTGGATTACGCCCTGTACGCATCTCACTCCGACGCTTGTACTCGATATGGAGACTCTCACTAGCATCAGATGAGGCCAGATTCAGGCTATCGCCCATTGCTCCCCGAAGCCCGGCAGTGTTAATACATGGACCAACAGACGAAGACAGGGTGTCCAAGTGCCATCAAGTAATAATGGGGAACCGCTCCGAGAGTTCCAAGGTCTGGACGACAACGAGACCGTTCAGTGGAGTCAGAATGCCCGGCTCAGCTACCGAACCTGTGTCCTTCAAGGAGTCCTCCCACTGCTTCTCGGAACAATCATACTCCTTTCGCTCGCCTCCGCAAGTCACACTGCAGGAGTAGTGGCCCAAGTCATCATGAACGTTGTTGGAATCATCGGGGGCTTCGGCCTCCTGATCATGCTCATCCGTGTGCTCTACAAGTCGTTTCAAGTCCAAAGGACCATGTACTACATCACCGACCGCCGACTGGTGGAAGTGCTAGGAACGTTCATAGTCAGGGAGATCCCACGCACGAGTCTGGAAGGGCTCGAAGCTTGGCAGTTCATGAGAGAGTCGCTTTCGCATCGGAGTCCGGGCAAGGAGTACATCAACGTACGCGTCTGCGATCCTGTGTCAAGCACCGTGATAGTGATGAGCGCAGTGGGCACCGACGTGCCGGAAGTCATCACGAAGTGGAGCAGGAAGCGCAGAAACACGGGTCAGTCCCGTTGAAGAATACTATCAGACTTGAGCGTATCTGTGGCCTCTGCTGATTTGAACACAGCGCCTGTCATACTCTTGTGTGGCGGCGACAACAGGAAGACCAAGAGACTCGACGGATTACGGCAGTAAACGACATCTTTCAGTCAGATGAATGTGAACCGAGTCAAGAGGGGACCATTCAGCACAAGTTGGACATGGCGGGATGTCATTCCGCCAACTGTGTGCATCCCGGGGGCACTGGATGCGCATCGGCAGCCATGTCCTTAAGAGTCGACTGGGGCAGCATGAAGTACTGGAAGTGCGACATGACCTGCTGTGAGCTGAAGGTGTGAATGGTGGAGAACAATGACTCAGCATGTAGAGAGAGAGAAGTCACCTTCAGGGAGTTGATTGACCTCCCATCCACCACCCATGCTACATTTGGGCTCTATCGCTACCCGGCCAAGTTCATTCCCCAGGTCATCATGTACATCCTCAAGAACTACGCTCGACCTGGCATGAAGGTGTTTGACCCGTTTGCTGGATATGGCACCGTGGGGGTGGTGTCAAGAGTCTACGGTTGTGACTATGAGATGTGGGACCTGAATCCCCTCATTGAGACCCTCCACAGAATAGCGGTGCTCGAGCCTGCACCAATTGATGTCGATGCGCTTGTGAGAGCGGTGGAGTCGAGCGAGCATGAGTTCATCCCAGACTGGTCGAACTACGAGTACTGGTTTCCCGAAGAGTTCTTTCGAGTGCTCTCTCGCGCCTGGGGGTACTACCATTCACTTGAGGACCAGTACGCCAAGCTCGTCTTGACCATTCCACTTCTCAGGGTCAGCCGCCACTTCTCACTTGACGACATGGGCCGCATGAAGCTGTCCAAGTCACCGAGGTCATGTGAAAGGGTGGCACGTCTGGCAAAGGAAGACTGGGAGTCGAGGTTCAGCACGATGCTGCGCAACGGGGTTTCCGCTGTGCAGAGGAGACTGATTGAGTACAATGCGCTCTCACCCAAGTGTGTGTCATCCACGGTAAGGGGTGGCGTGGACACACTCACAGCCAACCTCGAGGGCTCTGCAGACATCCTCATCACTTCGCCGCCATACCTCCAGTCACAGGAGTACATGAGGTATGCCAAGATGGACCTCTATTGGCTCGGCTACAGTGAAGGAGAGGTCAGACGACTCAGCAAGCTGGAACTACCCTATCGCTCGGTAGCACCAGAGCGTATCCGGTCGGAGACATTCCAGAAAATCAGGGATGGTATACGCGAGCACCATATTCGCAAGTTGTATGACGCATACTTCAGCGGGGTCATCGGGGCGCTCACACGCCTCTCGAAAGACATAACTTCGCGCTTGTTCCTGTTCGTCGGACGGTCCAGCATGAGGGGAAGGCAAGTCCCAATCGATCGGATCATGGCTGAGCACTTTGTGGACTTGGGATGGACCCATGAGGTCACGCTAGTCGACACGATAGTTGCGCGAAGGCTATTCTCCTACCATGTGAATCCGGCCACGCAGAGGAGGGATGACCGTACTTCCGCTGAGAACCTCGTCGTTCTGGCAAAGACCTAGTGACCAGAACACTATCTGGCCGACCCGGACGTGACGGTCGCACACCGAGAGTTGCCTGCGCCTTCGTCACAGCATGTCGCGTCGGTTCGGAGATTGCTCTGACGGTCACTAGGACTCGTAGAGGGCTTAGCAGAAGAAGAATATGATGAAGAAGAAGATAGCCGAAGGAGGGCTCGCGGCCCTCGCTTCGTACACCAGACTTGAATCGCTTAGATACAGCGGTGGATGACTTCCGGTCCCGCTTCCTCGAATTCCTTTCTGGAGACCCACATTCACCAGGCTGCAACGGGAATCGCTGCAGCATTCTGGAAGGTCTTCAGAGAGGCAAGGATAGAGCCACCAATCCATACTGAGTACTGGCGCTCAGGAGGAGCGATGATTCGTACCTCTATGTTCTCAGGTACCAGTTCGGTGATCTCCTTGTGGAGTCGTTCCTTGAGTCCTGGGAACATGGTGGAACCGCCGGAGAGCACTATGTTGGCGTAGAGGTCGCGTCGCAGGTCCACGTCACAGGCCTTGATTGACTCGACTATGTGCTCATCTAGTGGCATGGTGTCGAGACCGATGGCGCTGGGATTGAAGAACAGCTCGGGTCCTTGGAACCGCTCCGCACCGATGGTGATGACCTCACCGTCAGGGAGCATATAGGGCTTGTCGACACCGGCCTTGTCTGCAACTGTCCGTTCCCTCTCGGGGTCCAGTGCGACATAGCAGAGCTTCTCCTTGATGTCTCTCACAATCTCCTTCTCGGCACCGCTGACGAAGGAGTAGCCCCTCTGTCTGAGCAGTCTTCGCAGGTACTCGGTGATGTCACGACCAGCAAGGTCGATTCTTCGGATGGCGTGGTTGATAGAGAAGCCCTCGTAGATGGGCACGATGTGCGTAACACCATCACCAGAGTCAACGACCAGACCGGTGGTACGACCCGAAGCGTACAGTGACAGCACGGCCTGAGTGGCCACGTACACTGCAGGGACTCCAAAGTTCTCGAACATCACAGAGGCCATGCGCTCTCTGTTTTCGCGCGGGTTGAACGGGGCCTCCGTCAGGAGAACAGGGTTCTCACTTGGGTCCACCTTGAGGTCATTGTAGAAGGTGTAGCTCCAGATCTTCTCTATTGCGTCCCAGTCGTCAATCACACCGTGTGTTATAGGGTAGACCAGGCGCAGCACACCTCGAAGGTTGATTGCCTCTTCACCGATGTAGTAGTCTCGTGTATAGTGGTCGACATCCGTCATTATGGACTCGTACCTTGGATACCCGATGAGGGTGGGCCACACACTGCGTGGCTGGTCCTCGCCCGCATATCCGTTCTTGCTAAGCCCAGTGCCATTGTCGATGACGATGGGCTTTGCTCCTAGAAACTCGTCTTCAGCCATTTCAGGGTCCTCACTTTTTCTTGTTCAAAATGATGAGATGATTCACTCACCCACAGTTACTCTGTGCTAGGACTATGTGGAGCCCTGTTGTATTTAAGCCTTGTTTGAACAGGGCCGAAAAATGGCCTGTTTCAATAGATTGATATAATATATATATATGATGTATTGTATTCTCTGTATGACCCCGAAGTGGCAATATGGCCTTTCTTGGCTCTAGCACCTCTGGAGGGCCATTTCTTGGGACCTTGACAGAAGGTGTCTCGTCTTGCCTCACAGTGTATGGACATCAGAAAGGCCCTTGTAACAATATGAACTATATATGACGTATTTTTGTTGGTCATTATGGGGTCGGTATGCGCAAACAAAGATTTCGCCTGTAGATGGCATCTGAGGCCCAGAAACAGGGGGTGTTAACCATGTCGAACTACAAGGAGGCGTTTCTGATGTGTCATTCAGTTCTGGCAGCCAGATTGCGAGAGAACAGGGATCTCCAGACCACTAAAGACCTATATGGTAAATATATGTAATACAGAGTGAGTCAGAATGGCATCCAACGGACTGAAACCGACCGTAGATGAGGTCGTGAGGGTTGAGATTGACAGCGTGAGAGCACGGGGCGTCATACTTCGGGAACTCGAATCAGGTCCCAAGACTGGCACGTACCTCAGAGAGAAGATCAAGGAAGACATGATTCATCACGTAGAAGACACGGAGGGAAAGGTCGTCGACGCAGAGAAGTTCAATGTGACGGACCCAAAGCTCTACTTTAACACGCGGCATCTGGAGGACATTGGTGTAATCACGAGTCGAAAGGACTCCCAGCAGAGACTGTATTCGCTCCAACCGAAGGCAATACACGCCATAAGACGGGTCCTTGACATAACAAGACCTACCACCGTTGTCACATCCATGTCCCGGCCTGATGACATCAGGGGCCTCATGCACTGGTTCATGAAGGAGTCCGAGCCACATTACCGCAACCTGAGGATAGTGGTCGAAAGGGAGAGGTTCTCAAAGGGAGTGGTCAAGGACTTGGAGAGGTTCATCCCTGCCGGCGCCACAAAGAGGTACTCCGCGGTATGGCACGAGCTGCCTCTCGAGGTTGTTGGGTACTATGAGGGGAACAGACAGGGCGACTTGATGGCAACATACGCTTACATTGAGAGGGTGATTCTCGAGGAGGTAACAGAACACAACATTGTCTTTGACCTGACAACTGCTCCGCCCATCATTGGCATAGCCTTCTGTCTGCT
This window of the Candidatus Thorarchaeota archaeon genome carries:
- a CDS encoding actin family protein yields the protein MAEDEFLGAKPIVIDNGTGLSKNGYAGEDQPRSVWPTLIGYPRYESIMTDVDHYTRDYYIGEEAINLRGVLRLVYPITHGVIDDWDAIEKIWSYTFYNDLKVDPSENPVLLTEAPFNPRENRERMASVMFENFGVPAVYVATQAVLSLYASGRTTGLVVDSGDGVTHIVPIYEGFSINHAIRRIDLAGRDITEYLRRLLRQRGYSFVSGAEKEIVRDIKEKLCYVALDPERERTVADKAGVDKPYMLPDGEVITIGAERFQGPELFFNPSAIGLDTMPLDEHIVESIKACDVDLRRDLYANIVLSGGSTMFPGLKERLHKEITELVPENIEVRIIAPPERQYSVWIGGSILASLKTFQNAAAIPVAAW
- a CDS encoding DsrE family protein, with the translated sequence MTKVTVIIKSEPYSDESAYTALKLAHAAVDKGHIVELFLVQGGVFCALREQNPSHMQNHYTMLDELITKGVRVVCCGTCTKTRGVAQSLLHPKVEVGSMPILADMITSSDSTVVF
- a CDS encoding nitroreductase family protein, with product MCGDDFVETLKARTSIRSFENVSIPDSDIQRIIEAGVSAPSAGNRQPWRVVIVTDKAVKEALAKGAFGQTFVASAPVVLAVCGVPEESAERYGNRGRDLYVFQDTAALTQNILLAAHAMGYGTCWVGAFDDEEVARVLRTPSSVRPMALIPIGVPKKPIPEKRQRRPMSEVVVTGRFA